A genomic segment from Malaclemys terrapin pileata isolate rMalTer1 chromosome 1, rMalTer1.hap1, whole genome shotgun sequence encodes:
- the LOC128834006 gene encoding olfactory receptor 52R1-like, whose translation MQETPFCLRVGHLLPYSMSDSNTTDFTNLFTFILLGIPGLEAAHVWISIPFCTMYMIAILGNITILFIVKMEPSLHGSMYYFLCMLAIIDLVLSTSIVHKTLSIFWFNSREIEFNACLTQMYFIHCFSVMGSGIFVAMALDRYVAICDPLRHSTILTNPVVAKIGLSVVLRGGIVVLPHPLLARRWSYCRTNIIPHSYCEHIAMVKLACADISASRYYELSVAFLLTGLDVFFITVSYIQILRAIFSLPTKDARLKTFRTCSSHLCVILASYIPPLFSFLTHRFGHNVPLHFHILIANVYLLLPPMLHPIIYGVSTKQIRDRLLQLFNHKGT comes from the coding sequence ATGCAGGAGACACCGTTCTGCCTCAGagttggacaccttctcccctactccatgtcagattccaacacaaccgacttcaccaacctcttcaccttcatcctgctgggcattcctggcctggaggcagcccatgtctggatttccatccccttctgcaccatgtacaTGATAGCCATCTTGGGGAACATCACCATCCTGTTCATTGTGAAGATGGAGCCGAGCCTCCATGGgtccatgtactatttcctctgcatgctggccatcaTCGACCTGGTCCTGTCTACGTCCATCGTGCACAAGACGCTGAgtatcttctggttcaattccagggagattgAATTCaatgcctgcctcacccagatgtacttcattcactgcttctCAGTGATGGGGTCTGGGATCTTCGTAGCCATGGCTCTTgatcgctacgtggccatctgtgatcccctgagacattccaccatcctgacgAACCCCGTGGTGGCCAAGATCGGTCTGTCTGTGGTGCTGCGTGGTGGCATAGTTgtactgccccatcccctcctcgCGAGAAGGTGGTCATATTGtagaaccaacatcatcccccactCATACTGTGAGCACATAGCCAtggtgaagctggcctgcgcGGACATCAGCGCCAGTAGGTACTACGAACTCTCTGTGGCATTCTTATTGACGGGTCTGGACGTGTTTTTTATCACTGTGTCCTAtatccagatcctcagggccatctttaGCCTTCCTACAAAGGACGCCCGGCTGAAGACTTTTCGGACCTGCAGCTCGCACCTCTGTGTCATTTTGGCCTCTTACATCCCACCTCTCTTCTCCTTTCTCACACACCGATTTGGCCACAATGTGCCCCTGCATTTCCACATTCTTATTGCCAACGTGTACCTTCTGCTGCCCCCCATGCtacaccccatcatctatggTGTGAGCaccaaacagatccgggacaggctTCTCCAGCTCTTTAATCATAAAGGGACCTAA